The sequence below is a genomic window from Methanobrevibacter sp..
ATTATAAGGTTATTCTAACTTTTTTGGTTAAGCTGTTGTAGTATTTGTTTCCTGTGTATTTAATGTAAGCATTGTATTTACCTTTTTTGGTTAATTTGGTAATTTTAAATGTTGCAACACCTTTACTGTTGGTGATTGCACTGTAGGTTTTACCTTTAACTTTAATAGTAACTTTTGTCTTTTTCATGACTTTGCCCACATTATTTTTCAAAACAATAGAATACTTTTTGGTTTTTAAAGATTTTTTGAATGTTTTTGCTTTAGCGGATACTTTAAGTGTTGCTTTTTTAACAACGACTTTAGCAGTAGCTGAAGATTTGATATGTGTATCATCACCAGCATAAGTTACGGTTGCAGTGTAGGTTTTAGGTAAAAGAGTAGTGACTTTTAAAGTAACTTGACCTTTAGCATTAGTAATTTTAGTATAAGTTTTACCATTGAGTTTAATAACAACTTTCTGATCAGCTAAAACTTTACCATTTGCATCTTTTAAAGTAACAACCACATATTTACCAACATTATAATAAGTAGTTAAACCAGTAGCAGAAAGTTTAGTAGCAACTTTAGGAATAGTGAAATTAAAACTAGCAGTATTATTAGAAGCCATATAAGCATCATTACCTTCGAAAACAGCACCAACAATTACCTCATTGGTTAAACCAGAAACAGTAACAGTACCGTTAGCATCACTCACACCAGTCATGTTTTCACCATTGACAGTGTAATTCACATTAACACCTGAAACAGGATTACCTTCAGCATCTCTGACAGTGATAACTACAACTCCCCTTTGGGAAGAAGAAATATTAACATTAGTAACAACAGCAACAACTTTAAGTTTAGTAGCATTTATATAAAAATGACCATCAACCTCAGTAGTACCAACCGCAACATCACCA
It includes:
- a CDS encoding Ig-like domain-containing protein; this translates as MYCNYDGDVAVGTTEVDGHFYINATKLKVVAVVTNVNISSSQRGVVVITVRDAEGNPVSGVNVNYTVNGENMTGVSDANGTVTVSGLTNEVIVGAVFEGNDAYMASNNTASFNFTIPKVATKLSATGLTTYYNVGKYVVVTLKDANGKVLADQKVVIKLNGKTYTKITNAKGQVTLKVTTLLPKTYTATVTYAGDDTHIKSSATAKVVVKKATLKVSAKAKTFKKSLKTKKYSIVLKNNVGKVMKKTKVTIKVKGKTYSAITNSKGVATFKITKLTKKGKYNAYIKYTGNKYYNSLTKKVRITL